The Candidatus Dependentiae bacterium genomic interval AACTAGTACGAGGCTTTTTTGATTTTAGGATCGATTAGAAATCGAAAGAAATGTGCTTGCTTAAGCTACAGACATTAAAGTAGCAGTTGAGCAACCAGTGCTTGAGCCACCGCATGATACTGATGGATTACCAACTACTGTTAATAGTCTAATGCTTCCAGCAGTAACAGTCATAAAGTCTGATCCTGGATTAGCACCGATACCAATGTTGGTAAATAAGTTAAAGTTTCTTTGTGGTGCTCTTAGTCTAACTGTAATAGTAAAGGTTTGACCAGACATAAGTGGTGCTTGGTTTACTAAAGCAATAAACTTTCTATTATTAGCTTGTTCAGTTATTGATGACTGAGTGAAGTTAAAGCTACCAGCTGTGCTTTGAGCAGAGATGAACTCAACTTCATTAAAAGTACCTACGTATACTACAACGCTTCCTGCTGGAAGTATAACTGGAGCACGTGTGCCAGTTCTGGTACAGTTTGCTGTGCCTTCTATGGTGATAGTAAATTCGCTACCTGGAGCTACTTGTGTTGGAGCTGTTGCTTCTGAAGAAACGGTAACCATTGAGCACGCAGTACCTGACCCTTGACCACGAGTAAAGTCTGAGCTTACATATTCTTGAAAAGTAAAGGTATCTTCGTTAGCTCTGGTTATTGTAGCAAAAGCAACACTTAAAAGTAGGGCTAAGCTGTATACAAATGAAATTTTGTTCATAAGAACTCCTTGATTGAGATGTAAGTTAGTAGAAACTTTAACACCCCTAATATGTGCAGATTTTATACGAATGTCAAGAGCAAAAAATTGTAAAATAATTATAAACTTTTTTAGAAAAATAAAAGTATTTTTAAAATCAAGTTACTAGTAATTAAAATTTCTTTTATATATTTTTTAGCTAAGAGCAGATAACCATAAGATACTATGCTAAGCTATCTTAATTCAAGAGTAATATGTATAAAGCATACCCGGCTTGGCTAAAAAAAAGTTATACAAGCTTTGTTAAAGCAAATCAATAGACATTTTTTTAAAATAGTTTATACTGAATAATATTCAGATTTAAAATTTATTTCTCGTTAAGAATTTATTTCTCGTAAGGTAGTTAGAATTAATGAGCGTACAAAACAAAAGAAATAACGTGCGTAATATTGCTATTATTGCCCACGTTGACCATGGAAAAACTACACTTGTAGATAAAATGCTTCGTTACGCCGGTACAATGGACGTAACTCAAGGGGCACGCGTAATGGATTCCAACGATATTGAACGTGAGCGTGGAATTACCATTTTAGCTAAAAATACTGGTGTAAATTACGGTGACTTTGATATCAATATCGTTGATACTCCTGGGCATAGTGACTTTGGTGGCGAAGTAGAGCGAACACTTCAAATGGTTGAAGGGTTTTTACTCCTTGTTGATGCTGCTGAAGGGGTACTGCCAGGAACGCGATTTGTGTTATCTAAAGCATTACAACTTAATTTAAAGCCTATCGTTTTAATCAATAAGATTGATAGAAAAGATGCTGATATTGCTCGAACAGAAAGTTTAATTCACGATCTGTTTTTAGATTTAGCTCTTGATGAAAGCCAGCTTGATTTCCCTCTTCTTTATGGGTCATCTAAGCTTGGTTTTGTAACGACAAGTCCAGATATTGAATCTGATACTATGAAGCCGTTATTTGATACTATTTTAGAGTTTATTCCTGCACCTACAGAAAAAGCTGATCATTTACAGTTTTTAGTAACTAGTTTAGATCACTCTGACTTTTTGGGGCCTATAGCCATTGGTCGCATGTTTAGTGGTGAGATTAGCGTAGGGCAACAATTTATTTGCTGTAAAGATACTACCATAAGTAAACCTATGAAGGTAACCAAGATCTATAAATTTAGGGGTCTTGAGCGTATTGAATCTCAATCAGCTCAATTTGGTGATATTATAGCTCTTACTGGTTTTACTGAACCGGTAACTATTGGTACTACACTGTGTGAAATTGGTCATCCATTACCTTATTCGTATGTTAAAATTGATGAACCTACACTTTCTGTGTATGTATCGGTGAACGATTCTCCTTTTAGTGGTCAAGATGGTAAGTTGCTTACTTCACGCCAAATTAAAGATAGACTCGAAAAAGAACTTAAAACAAACGTAGCTTTACGTGTAGAGCCTACAAGTTCAGCTGAAAGCTTTAAAGTATCTGGTCGTGGTCAATTACATTTAGGTATTTTACTTGAAAACATGCGTCGTGAAGGCTTTGAGTTACAAGTATCAGCACCTGAGGTAATTTATAAAACAATCGATGGCGTTAAATGTGAGCCTATTGAGTACTTGGTTGTAGATCTTCCTGAAGAGCAACAAGGTATTGTTATGGAACATCTTGGCAAAAAGAAAGCTGAGATGAAGCAAATGACCCATTATGATAACGGTCGCGTTCGTATAGAATTTGAAGTGCCATCACGTGGTCTTTTAGGTTTTAGAGGACAATTTTTAACCGATACACGTGGTATGGGTATAGCAACGTTTAGTTTTTCCGGTTATCAACCTTATAAAGGTGACATTCCTTTAAGAACTAAAGGCGCGCTTATATCGATGGAAAACGGTGTAGTTACTGGCTTTGCTCTTGATAACTTACAAAACCGTGGCACTTTATTTATTAAGCCTGGTGAAAAAGTATACGAAGGTATGATCATTGGTGAAAATAGCCGTGATGATGATATGGACGTTAACCCCTGTAAGCAAAAAAAACTTACCAATATGCGTGCTTCAGGTACCGATGAATCTATACGTTTAGAGCCGCCACGCAAAATGGAGCTTGAAACATGTATGGAATGGATCCAGCCTGATGAACTTATAGAAGTTACACCCGGTCACATTAGATTACGTAAAAAAGCTTTACGCGCTAACCTAAGAAAATAAGCGCTTAACTAATCAATGGGTAAAAGTTGTAAAGGGGCACTGCCCCTTTACGATCCCAAGTCTCAACCAATGCAAAAAGAAAAAACCTATAAAATAATTGTTGCCTATGACGGCACCAATTACTGTGGCTGGCAACGGCAACCCCAAGTCAGCACTGTAGTTGGAGTATTAGAGCAACGCTTTCAAGCTGTTTTTAAAACAGAGATTGCGCTCCTAGGTGCTTCACGTACTGATGCTGGTGTGCATGCTCTTGGGCAAGTTGCCCGGTTTAGAACAACTTTATCAATAGGCATAGAGCAGCTTAAAAATGCTTGGAATAACGTGTTGCCTGCAGATATCATTATACGAGAACTTACACAAGTAGAAGATACTTTTAATCCTCAGCATAATGTTGCTCAAAAAACCTATTATTACCACTTTTTTCAGCGTCGGCCTCTGCCGTTCGTTTATCGTTATGGTGCTTATTATAAGCCAACTATTGATCTTGAAAAATTAACAGAATGCCTGAATGTGTTTGTTGGTACTCATGATTTTAGATCATTCTGCACCGGACAAGACAAAGAAAACACTATAAGAACCATACACTCAATAACCGTAAACTCATTTAAAAAATACGGTTTTTATAGAATTACCATTAAAGGTCCTGGCTTTTTGCGTTACATGATTAGACGTATTGTAGGGGCTTGTCTAGATAGCGCCTGTACGCCAGAGCTCACTAAAGAACATCTTATAACTGCTCTCGCAGAAAAAAATCCTAGCCAAAAATTTGATACAGCTCCTGCCCGCGGGCTTATTCTACGCAAAATTGTTTATAAATAATCTAAGTCTAGATTTTAAGGGACTAAGTATTTTATACTAATAGTAAATAAATACTTGGAGAAACTATGAAATCACATAAGTACGATTTAGTAATAATTGGTGGCGGCTCTGCTGGCCTCGTGGCTGCTAAATTTGCAGCCGGCATAGGTAAAAAAGTAGCGCTTATTGAAAAAGAAAATCTGGGAGGTACGTGTACCTGGACAGGGTGTATACCCAGTAAAACACTTATTCGTATTGCCCAAATAGCTCATAGTGTTAAGCATCTTGAGCACTATGGTCTTGGGTGTGCTCATACCATGCATCTTGATACCTCTTCTATTATGACCCATGTACAAAAAACTATAAAGCAAGTATATGCTACTCATACGCCACAAGAGCTTGAAAAAGCAGGCATTACTGTTTTTAAGGGTGCTGCCTTTTTTATAAATGCTCATGAGATTCTGGTAGGAACAACCAAGCTGTATGCAAAAAAAGTTATTATAGCTACAGGAACTGAGCCCTTTATTCCTTCTATTGAAGGTCTTGATCAAGTGCCTTATTTGACTAATAGCAGTCTTTTTAATCTAAAAGAGTTGCCTCCATCGCTCATAATTTTAGGTGCTGGTCCTATAGGTATTGAAATGGCAAGCGCTCTCAATCGATTAGGCGTTAAAATCACTGTTATTGAAATGGCGCCGCGCATATTATCTAAAGAAGATCCTGAGCTTACAGAACTGCTTACTAAAAAGCTTGAAGCTGAAGGAGTAATAGTCCTTACTGCTCATACAGCGTTAAAAGTTACTAAAGATGCTGCGGGCATTACGGTTATTTGTAAAAATCAGGCACCTGGTTTTAGCAACGTTGTAGCAGATTCTTTACTTATAGCAGTAGGGCGTAAGCCGGTGCTTTCTGGTTTTGGTCTTGAAAATACGGGTGTAAAAACGACGCCTAAAAATATACCTGTTTCAGCTACTATGCAAACTAATATACGTCATATATATGCTTGTGGTGATATTGTAGGTCCTTATCAATTTAGTCATATGGCTGAATATCAAGCAGTTATAGCTGCACGTAATGCGTTGCTTCCTTTTTTTAAAAAGAAAGCAGATTATAATCAGCGTATATGGGTTACGTTTACCGAGCCCGAGTTAGCATCAGCTGGTTTAAGTGAACAAGAGGCACGTGCTCAATATGGAGACTCAATTAAGATTTATAGATACGATTATAAAGATATAGATCGTGCAAAAACTGATGTTCATCTGGTGGGTATGGCTAAATTTATCTGCGATAAAAAGGGGTATATTTTGGGTGTACATATACTGGGTACTCGTGCAGGTGAATTAATTCATGAGGTACAATTAGGTAAATTGTATTCAATTAAGTTTACGCGTTTTTACTCTATTATTCATGCTTATCCTACCTATTCAGAAGTTATTTGGAAAGCTGCAAAAAAAGCTTACATAGACGACTTGCAATCAAACAAATTTTTACGATTTATGCGATGGCTTTTTGGTTATCAAAAAAAATAAAAAAGAGCAGGCTAACTAAACCTGCTCTTTTTAAATAAATATATTACTTAATCTCGATCTTCATCTTCATCTTCGTCTTGATCTTGGTAAAACTCTGCTTTCATAAATTTTACATTTTCAAAATCATCTGGTCTAACGCGTTGGCGAGAGATTTTATTCATACCATACTCTTGTTTGATATTTTTATCAGTATCCATGTTCATAGCTGATTTTTGAGAGGCTGTGTTTAAGTACTCTAAAGCACGCATAATCTTATGTGCTTTTTTAGCTTTCTTTTTAGCTACTTTTACTAATACTGGCGTATCAGTTTGTTTTGCTACAACCATTAATTGTTCGCTTTCAAGCATCATCTTTTCAGCTGCTAGTTTTTTCCATTCAGGTAGACGCTTTAATGATTTTGTGATTGGTTGGGTTGGTAGTGGTAATGTTTTAAGCTGTTGAGCCAGCTCTTGTTTTGTTTGAGCTATTTTTTGGTACCGAGCTCTCACTGCAGGATCTTTTATCTGTTGAGCGAGATCTAATGATTCTTGGGAGCCAAGTATAAGTTTCTTTGCAGCCAAATCATGCCATTTTTTCATCAATGGTGCTGGTTCTGTTATAGTTGCAGTTCGGAGCTTCTCTATGGTATCACTCATGTCATCAGATGAGATTTCCCATTTGTGTCCTGCTGAAAGCGCAGCGCTCAACGTTGTTATTGTTAAAAATAAGAGTGTCTTTTTCATAAAGACTCCTTTTAGGTTTTATTGGTTTTAAGAATGTTGATATAATTACTTAGTATTTCATATTTTAATTATAATAGTCAACAATAAATTAGGGTAATTTAAATTATTTTGGCATACTGTCTAGATTAAAACAAAAATTTCTTGCCAAACAGTTAAAAATAAGGTAAAATTATAATACAATTATATTTTATATAAAAAGAAAGTATTTAGATGAATATAACAAAAAAGATTATTATTGCCCTATCGCTGATACTAGCAGTTGGTGCTGGTATTCAAGCCTATAGCTATTACAATGGGTCTATCTATACCTATACACCGCAAAAAGACCGTGCATTTATTTTAGATTTATTTAAAAATAACTGGTATTGGTTGGTAAGTGAACGATCAACTGATTTTAGTGTAGAATATATGCTTGACAATAAAGCTTCATCAAAATTAGCCCGTAAAGGTGATTTAACGTTGAAGGTGTATCGTCGTGAAGGGGCTCCCGTAGGATTTGTAAGTTATTTTACTAAAGAGTTGTATGAAGGATTTGTTCTGTTTTTAGCAGTAAACGAAAAAGAGCGTTCCAAAGGATATGCTCGAAAGCTGCTTGCCTATGCTCTTGATGATCTTAAAAAACGTGGCTGCTTAGTTATTAGACTAATAACACGTACCAATAATGTCCGTGGGCAAAAATTATATACCGGTATGGGCTTTAAAAAAATATGGGAACATGAAGGTTTTGTTAAATTTGAAAAAGATTTAACCGTAGGTAATGCAGCGGTTGTTAATGCATGATCTCGGTATAGTTAACTGATGCTCTTAAGGCTACAGCAATTTAGAAGTTTAAAAAGCTTGAACTTAGGTAGATAGGGCAACTAAGTAAAATTTAAAGAGCTGGTAAAAATATATTTTTACCAGCTCTTTTTTATTTTTAATTTTTTTGCCATACAATAGT includes:
- the typA gene encoding translational GTPase TypA yields the protein MSVQNKRNNVRNIAIIAHVDHGKTTLVDKMLRYAGTMDVTQGARVMDSNDIERERGITILAKNTGVNYGDFDINIVDTPGHSDFGGEVERTLQMVEGFLLLVDAAEGVLPGTRFVLSKALQLNLKPIVLINKIDRKDADIARTESLIHDLFLDLALDESQLDFPLLYGSSKLGFVTTSPDIESDTMKPLFDTILEFIPAPTEKADHLQFLVTSLDHSDFLGPIAIGRMFSGEISVGQQFICCKDTTISKPMKVTKIYKFRGLERIESQSAQFGDIIALTGFTEPVTIGTTLCEIGHPLPYSYVKIDEPTLSVYVSVNDSPFSGQDGKLLTSRQIKDRLEKELKTNVALRVEPTSSAESFKVSGRGQLHLGILLENMRREGFELQVSAPEVIYKTIDGVKCEPIEYLVVDLPEEQQGIVMEHLGKKKAEMKQMTHYDNGRVRIEFEVPSRGLLGFRGQFLTDTRGMGIATFSFSGYQPYKGDIPLRTKGALISMENGVVTGFALDNLQNRGTLFIKPGEKVYEGMIIGENSRDDDMDVNPCKQKKLTNMRASGTDESIRLEPPRKMELETCMEWIQPDELIEVTPGHIRLRKKALRANLRK
- the truA gene encoding tRNA pseudouridine(38-40) synthase TruA, which encodes MQKEKTYKIIVAYDGTNYCGWQRQPQVSTVVGVLEQRFQAVFKTEIALLGASRTDAGVHALGQVARFRTTLSIGIEQLKNAWNNVLPADIIIRELTQVEDTFNPQHNVAQKTYYYHFFQRRPLPFVYRYGAYYKPTIDLEKLTECLNVFVGTHDFRSFCTGQDKENTIRTIHSITVNSFKKYGFYRITIKGPGFLRYMIRRIVGACLDSACTPELTKEHLITALAEKNPSQKFDTAPARGLILRKIVYK
- a CDS encoding NAD(P)/FAD-dependent oxidoreductase; the encoded protein is MKSHKYDLVIIGGGSAGLVAAKFAAGIGKKVALIEKENLGGTCTWTGCIPSKTLIRIAQIAHSVKHLEHYGLGCAHTMHLDTSSIMTHVQKTIKQVYATHTPQELEKAGITVFKGAAFFINAHEILVGTTKLYAKKVIIATGTEPFIPSIEGLDQVPYLTNSSLFNLKELPPSLIILGAGPIGIEMASALNRLGVKITVIEMAPRILSKEDPELTELLTKKLEAEGVIVLTAHTALKVTKDAAGITVICKNQAPGFSNVVADSLLIAVGRKPVLSGFGLENTGVKTTPKNIPVSATMQTNIRHIYACGDIVGPYQFSHMAEYQAVIAARNALLPFFKKKADYNQRIWVTFTEPELASAGLSEQEARAQYGDSIKIYRYDYKDIDRAKTDVHLVGMAKFICDKKGYILGVHILGTRAGELIHEVQLGKLYSIKFTRFYSIIHAYPTYSEVIWKAAKKAYIDDLQSNKFLRFMRWLFGYQKK
- a CDS encoding GNAT family N-acetyltransferase — encoded protein: MNITKKIIIALSLILAVGAGIQAYSYYNGSIYTYTPQKDRAFILDLFKNNWYWLVSERSTDFSVEYMLDNKASSKLARKGDLTLKVYRREGAPVGFVSYFTKELYEGFVLFLAVNEKERSKGYARKLLAYALDDLKKRGCLVIRLITRTNNVRGQKLYTGMGFKKIWEHEGFVKFEKDLTVGNAAVVNA